DNA from Ziziphus jujuba cultivar Dongzao chromosome 2, ASM3175591v1:
AGTTACTAAACTTTATTGCAACTGATAGAAGTTTGAAATGAAACCTTATTACAGGTTAGTTTAGATTGGGAAGAAAAGAGTTTTCTGACATACCAACCGCAGAAAATGACATTCACTgcattttctttctctatcttGGACTGTAGGGCCAATGAGCAAGAGCAACAATGAGATTTGATAAAAGAGAAGAGCAGGCATGGCAACAACAATCTCTAATGAAGATCAAGTGAATTATTAATTTGATGAGGAAATTCTAGTTACAATCCAAGTGTAGTATGAGAGAGGAAGATTGGTGCAACCTATAGAGAAGCAGTTATCGCAGGGGAAGCTGAGTTGTTACAATTGGCAGTACCCCATGTTGTCATATGCTTTATTCATTCTGTAAATTCCTGCAGAAAAATCAGCTGTCTTAGATTGAAACTGGTATAGAATACATGTaacatttcaataatttttaaaatgttgtttttaattCCTGAATGGATTTTAAAGGTCCATTTTTGGTTGGAAACTTATACATCTGAAATAAGTTACAGGACTGATCTGTATAAAAGAATATGTACAAATCTgtataaaaggaaaagagatCACAAAACTCACAGGCCCCAGGAGGAAATGACTCCATTTTTGGATAACTAGTTACCCACGATAACTCAAGTTATGGATATCGACAATCTGAAAGTAACATTTGCTCACTGGACTGTACGTTAAGAGTTGTCAAAGATGGAAGATAATCAGGTAAGCATTCTCAATAGTTTCAACAATGAAGAAAAGTGATTCAATTTAGTCCAGGTTCCCCAACTAATCAAAAGCTTGTCATTGTTGAAATCAGGCAGGTGACCAAACATGGAGTGAACTGGAAATTATAACCCTGTCAAGAATTTATTAAAGTAATAAGAAAACTATATATACTTCCGCAGATTGCTAATGAAAATTCTGAAATTTGCAACATAACAAGCATGAGCAACAATCATGATTTGATAAAAAGGAAAGAGGCACCGCAACAGGACCACCACATGGCTCGTTGAAACTCTTAACTaagatcatttaaataattaatttcatgaGGAAACGATGCTAGCTGCAACCAAATGTAATATGGGAGAGGAAGATTGGTGCTACATAGAGAGAAGACTATCTTACAAATAGCTGGAAGATAAATACAATTGGCTCAGTAGTATGCTGCTGTCATATGCTTTAAACATTTTGTTAGTTCCTGCAGAAAAAATCCCGTCGAAGCTGGTGTCAAATACACAATTATCTTTCGTTAAcgtgaaatattttgtttgtattaTCTGTATGAACTAAGAAAGTCCATTTTTGAGAACTTTAACATCTGAAATACAATCATTTATGCAGAATAGGGAGCTTGAAACCCGGCAATTACGCATTCGGGGTACAAGAAATAAAGTTTCACAGTTTCTTGGATAAGGTTTCAATTCCTGATTCTCAAAAGCACTTTGAAACAGTCAACGAATGTGTGTTAGCAGGTATTCATCCATCTGAAgactgaaaaaataaagaagagcaATAAATGTAATTTGCAAACAAAAATCCCACCATTAATGAATCAGCTACTGCGAATGAAAAGACATTGTTTCCAGAAATGAAACCTTATCACAAGTTAGTTTAAACAGGGAAGAAAACAGTCTTCTAACATACCAACAACAGCAGAATAAGACATGCACAGCATGTTCTTTCTGCCTATAACAGGGGATGTATTACAAGAAATGGACTGCATTTAAATGGGTATTCAACATTACACCAAGTATaaccacttaaaaaaaaaaaaaaaaaaaaaaaaaagagaacattaATTAGTAGTCGTTAGATAAGAAAATGTGAGCAACCTATGATGACAAGGAAAAGCATGCATATAAAACAAAGCATTGAATTGAATACTTTTTGAAGTGAAGCAGAGAAACATGTTGTGATCTcatataaattgtagtaaaggaCCCTTTTAGCTGGATATTGAactaagaaaagagaaaaaagagacgACCTTCTGCTGGGAAGCATTGCAGTGGATAGCAGGAAGAAAGAGCATTTAGAATGTGGTAAGGCAATCCCTCCCTCCTCCCTTGTGGAAATAGCTTCAGGTTTGGTCCATTGTGGGGAAACAAGTACCATGACTAGTGCACATATATTCAAACGCTAGAATTTGATTAGAAGTTGAAAAACAATAATTCTAATTAACTAGCATccacaaaattaaaagaaaaataaataaaagcatattTATATGACTAAGATTGTGGAGAAGAAATACCTGAAAAGTTTACAGAGAAGGCATGGATCTTATGTCTTCGTCATCTATTTGTATGCTCAGGATGTGTTGGATCTTGGGCCAATCTTCCCCTGTTCCTCTCTGACACCGCGGCTTCATCGAAGGACACTGCCTGATATCCAAGTCAGAAAGAGATGCGGGCAGCCCTTCCTCTGGCAAGCACCGGAGCTGTTGGCACTTATGAATATCCAATTTTTGAAGGGAAACGAGGTGTTGAATGGCCTTGCCGTTTATGGATTCAAGGTTTGGAAGATTCCGTAGAGTAAGAGTAGTGAGAGTGGTGGGCAGCCCTTCCTCTGGCAAGCACTGGAACTGTTTGCAATCCGAAATGCACAATATTTGAAGGGAAGTGATGTGTCGAAAGGCCTTGCCATTTAAGGATTTCAATTTTGGAACATCACGTAGCCAAAGAGAAGTGAGAGAGGTGGGAAGCTGTCCTTCCTTCTCCGGAAATGTATCCACCACTTCACCTGTTGACCAGATTCGTAAGGTCATCAGAGAGGTAAGCATTCCCAGATTCCACTTCATGCTGTTGGTGTGGGCGAATAGCTTTTTACAAGATATAATATCAAGCGATTTTAAATTTGACGGCCATCCCTCTTCCGAAAGCGACACCAGTTTATTACATCGGGTTAAATGAATTTTCTGGATATTGGAGGGCAATCTTCCTTTCGGAAATGTCTTCGTTTTGGGAGATGCACGTATGATAAGCCAACCCAGCAACGGATATCGACACATTGAGAGTGCAATCAGGTGATCATTGTTGCATATGGTAAGATATGTCAACGATGGAAGATTATTCGGTAGGGCATGCTTTTTTTAGCTTCGGACAATCTTGCATAAAAAGCGACTTAACATTTGGGAAAACACCGCCTTCCACTTCCACCAATGACCACTCCCGCCACTCTGCCATATTTGAAAATCTTAATCGTTGTAAGGATTGGAATGGCTTAGTGatcacagaagaagaagaagaagaagaggaggaacCACCACCATCACTATCACTGTAAAATTCACCGCCAATCCTCTCCACCATCTCAAATCCACGAATTACGAGGTCTTCCAAGGAAGTTAACTGTCCCAGCGGAGGcaacaaataacaatttttacaaTTAGACAACTCAACTCTTTTTATACAAGAAAATAATCGGTGTCCAACCCATGGTGAGAAACTTAAACCTCCATAATTTTCAATAGATAGGCACTCGAGATTTGAAGGAGGTTGGAGTCTGCCAAGAACCTCGCGTGCTTTAAGTGGATCATCAGTATAACCGCTCCATTTTAATCTCAGACTAGTGAGACATTTCTTATCCTTCACATTGGCCTGTGAAACATCTTCAACATTTATTACATTCTCTAGTCCTCTAATACTGAGATGACCGTGCAGATTTTGAAGCTTACCCAATTCTTTAATATTAGATCCACTGTCTTTGCCAATAACAAACTCATCTAATGTTTGCAGAGCTTTTAAGTTGGACATTTCCGGTGGCATCTCTCTTAAAGATGTCCCTAAAATGTTGAGACGACGCAAGTTGATGAGCTTTGTGATACTGCTTGGTAAATGAGTAAGCTTACGACAATAGGACAATTTTAGTGTATGCAACTCCTGCAAATTACATAATGATTCAGGTACCCTTTCAATAGAAGAAGAAGTCAAATCCAAGTACCTTAGATGTTTCAAATTGCCAATTGAATTTGGCAACCCAGTCAGAGCAGTGCAACCATTCAATAGTAGAGTCTGCAGATTGTACAGAGCACAAATTGTATCAggtaattctttaatttgggCCCCAGATATATTCAAATATCTTAAGAGCTTCAAATTTCCAATTAAATTGACTACCTTCATGATGAGATGACCTTCAGTCGAATAGTCATATGCATTTGCAGAAAGCACTCATAGGCATTGCAATGATTGCAACTCTTGAggatgcatcaagtatttttctcTAACTTCGTAACGTTCATCCAATAATAGAAGAGTGCGCAATACCTTATTTTTACCCAAATCCAAATTTTTCTTGATATTATGGGATTTACGTCCTTTATAGGAGAAATGACGAGTCTTACTTACAAGGAAACTTGAGCAATTGTCATCTAAACTTAAACAAGACTGTCCTGAGACAAATTTTGCTAAATCATTTACAAGATCATGCATAGTAAATCTGCCATATTGATTGGTAAGAATCAATGATCTTGAAATTAGATCCTTAAAATATTCCTCTCCAACTTCTTCTGGTGTTTTAGTTTCCTGTGGTTGTAGAAGATCTTGTGCCATCCACAATAAAATTAGCGTTTCCATTTCAAGTTCATAATCTTTGGGAAAAATGGAGCAGTAAGCAAAACATCTTTTTAGATGTGATGGCAAATAATAATAGCTCAACCACAGAGCTGGAAGAATATCACACTTGCCCAAATTCCATGTATCATTCTTTAGTATATTTTCCCAATATTTGGGATCTTGTTCTGTGCGCAAAAGCCCACCGAGTGATTTTATTGCTAAAGGAAGCCCTTTGCATTTTTGAACAATTTGTCTAccaattttttccaatttttgatAAACACTTGGCTGCACGTTACCGAGGGCATGTTTTTCAAATAGTCTCCAACAATCTTCATTTGGGATTTCTTTTAGTTGATATTGATTTGGAGCACCAGCCATCATTGAAGCAATATCTATAATGCGTGTTGTTGCAATAATTTTACTTCCAGATGGCTGATTCAAATGAACTCTTTAGATCATACCAACATTTATAATTCACATTCCAAACATCGTCGAGAACTAAGAGAAATTTTTTCCCTTCCAAAGAAAGCTTCAGTTCAAGTTGAAGTTGAAATGTTTCCTTGATGGTACAATTTTGGGAATCGGTGAACGTCTCATAAATTGCTTTTGTTAATGTGAAAACATCAGATTCTTCTGACACCGTAATCCAAGCTTTGATGTCAAAAGGTTTGGTCATGATCCTGTCATCAATAGTCCTGTAAACAGACTGAGCAAGCGTGGTCTTGCCAATCCCACCCATGCCGACAATGGAAATCACAGATATTCTGTCACTACCTCCACTTGCTTCATCAGATTCAGATAGCAACAACTTAATGATGTCTTCCTTATCAGCATCCCTCCCATAAATATCAGATTCTTCCACTAAAGTAGCTGCAGATAATCTTGTGAAAGGTCTGGTTTGAACACTACCTTCTTTCAAACCAAGATGTTTCTTTTGTTCCATAAGATCTTCTATCGTGTCAACGATCTCCACCATCCTGGCTTCCACATCCTTAACAGCGATTCTAGATGAGAAGAAGTTGCGTACCTTAACAAATGTGCTGCTTCCTGCACAGTGATCTTCAATCTCAGATCGCAAAGCTTCAGTGTTGATCTCGAACACCAAGTCCTCTGCGATATAGATTGCATCTTTGAGCTCCTCAAGCCAGTTACTCACATCTGAGTCCGTGAGTTGCTTCATCTCAGCATCATTCAGCACTCTGTTAGCAGACAATAGCACGATCTTCAACTTCTTGAGCAGCCCTTCATTGAGTTTGTTTCCACGAACGAAGTCAACCACCTTTTGAGACGCCATCCTATCAAACAGAACCTGACGAGAAGCAGAGAGAAAAGCTCCACCCACCAGTTCGGCAGCCAtggttaatttgatttttcgaGCAGAGAAAGAAATATGGTGTGAAACAAATAGTTGATTTTGGTCTTTCAGAAAGGTGATAGAAAGCTTGAAAGAAATATGGTGGTTGGAGATCTCAGAATGCAAAacagagagtttttttttggttgactaAAAGCAGAGAGAGTTttgtgtgaagtccagccgcaccaaccacaccaacctcaccaaccacagccgcaccaaccacagccaccattgttgacatgctgcaccgatcaacaattgtgggctaagatgttgaaaattgtggccttgtaagcctataaataggctccttaccgttCCATGATAActaagccaagagagcaatctcaatcctcccaagtgaggagaattgagagaaaactccaagagagagagttgtttaagttccagagagaacttgagagaagagtgagcaattccagagagaattggagagtgcagagagaggttccacgtgagaatcctccatgagagaagtttttatttttgtattctattttaagagattaatagaattcttttatttttcttctcatatttcttctctaaagtggtcagagaaccacaacaaatggtatcagagctccaggtcgagagcttgggtccaaaatttgaagaaacaaagctactgttcttcaagttggtgtttcggaaagttgctcaaataattaatttgacaatcccaggtgaaagtacccgacgagaggagaacaacgaagttcgccggagagaaaacggATGTCCCACGCGCCCGTACGCAccgactgaaatttttctgcaactgttcacgcgcccacgcgccgcacgcgccgtctggaggttgaagacgaccacgtcagcagccacgtcagcagccacgtcaacgaacccctgccacgtcatctgccacgccagcgACATGTCgtcagccacgtcatctgccacgtcatctgccacgtggtgccacatcagcaccatctgccacgtcagcaatattttctgaaattacggaacggCCCCTGAAGTTTCgaaaattacggaacagcccctgagtTATTGgcaattacagattgacccctgtagttttctgaaattacggtgcagcccctgaactattggaaattacagattgacccctatagtttctgtatttgcaggttgacccagaaattttgtgaaattacatttttgccccaaaatttctggtaattatattttgaccccggaagtgtcaagtccaccattttcggctgttccggacgcaacggttaactccgttttgccaaattcagctccatttttggtcaagccataatgtcaatggaagaatcatcttcgggagctatggttaagctcactgccacaaattatacactttggagacctcggatggaagatcttctcaattgtaaggatctgtttgatcctatagaagctaaaggcgaaaaccccgatcccagcaaagtagcagaatggaagaaattaaacaagaaaacgatcggtcagatcaggcaatggatcgaccacagtgtcttccatcatgtagcgaaggaaacggatgcatatgccctctggacaaaattggaggacatgtactaggccaagactgctcggaacaaagccctgttgcttaagcgattggtacatctaacattacagaatggaacttctgtagccgagcataccagtgagttccagagcttggtaaatcaactatctgctgtggattaccaactaggggatgaggatcaggccctcctacttctaagctctcttccagacagttgggagacattggtagtctctctcagcaattcggccccgaatggcaaacttactatggctatggttaaggatgccctatttaatgaagaggccaggagaaaggacattggcatggatcagtcacatgccctcgtcacagagagaggaagacagcaaagaggtggtcgagatagggggagaggcaagagcaagagcagaggcagatctacagacggcagaaaatcatcgtataagtgctatcattgtggcctggagggtcacatgaagaagaactgcagaaagttgttgagagagcagagactccaaggtaatcagccgaagaaggatggagagacactagtcacttgtacaggagaagtggcgctttgctccaccgaagaagagacatgccttcatatatcaacccaagatgttgagtgggtagtcgatactgcagcatcctaccatgtcactccacacagagatttctttaaaacgtacaaagcaggagactttggtacggtaaagatgggaaattccagtttcgcaaagattatgggaactggtgatattcagataaaaaagaatgttggttgtacaatcactttgaaggatgtccgttatgttccagatcttcggcttaatctactttcgggagcagccttagacaagcaaggctatgacaactatttcagcaaaggcacatggaaaatgacgaaaggtgccatagttgtcgcccgaggacatatttgtggaacgttgtacaagactcatgtgaagatatgtgcagacagcctcaatattgcagaaggagaggcgtctcaaaatctgtggcaccagagactcggtcacatgagtgaaaaaggattgtccactttggcaaggaagaagcttatcactgtttgcaaggatgctgcgctagatccttgtaatcactgcttgtttggtaagcaacatagagtctccttcagttcctctgcatcgagaaaatcagagttgcttagtctggtgcactctgatgtttgtggtcccatggaggtggaatcattaggtggcaacaagtatttcctgaccttcattgatgatgcttctcggaaggtgtgggtatatttcttgaagacaaaggaccaggtattggattacttcaaactgtttcataccatggtagagcgtgaaacaggaaagaagctgaaatgtctccgttcagataatggaggcgagtatacttccaaggagttcgatgcctactgcagaagacacggcattcgacatgagaagacggtccctcgcaccccacaacataatggaatagctgaaagaatgaaccgaaccattatggaaaaggtcagaagtatgctcagtatggctaagctgccaaagccattctggggagaagctgttcgtgccgcccactatttaatcaacagatcaccgtcagtaccgttgaattttgaaattccggagaaagtgtggtcgggtaagattccctcctactctcatttaagagtgtttggttgtttagcttatgtacatgtatccaaggagctcagacagaagctcgatgcaagatctactccatgcatctttataggatatggagatgaagaattcggatacaggttatgggacccgaaaacaaagaaggttattagaagcagggatgtagtattccaagaaaaccagaaaatggaagacattgaaaagcccagaatgtctcctaattgtagttctagtgccgagaatttttgtcctaatccagcaccagcccagatagccacagaggataatgaggtgcatgaagatataccagaagcagaccaggaggaagaaggggatattgagcagggggagactcaatcctctcaagcagctgcagggccatcacagcggtcagatgatggtacacctcctgaaaccagtggtttacaagttcggagatctgagcgaggccgaattccatcaaagagatttccagaatctgagtatattctgcttactgaagagggggagccagagagtttccaggaagctgtttctcatcaagagaaggaaaaatggctgcaagcaatgcaagatgagatggaatccttgcagaaaaatcatacttatgagttggttgagcttccaacaggaaagaaggcactaaagaataaatgggtgttcaagctcaagaaagatggcagcggaagggtggagaaacacaaagcccgattggtggtcaaaggatttcttcagaagaaaggaattgactttgatgagattttttcaccagtggtaaaaatgacttcaattcgagtcatttttggtttagtagcaagtctaaacctagagcttgagcagatggatgtgaagactgcatttcttcacggtgatttacatgaagaaatctacatggagcagccagaaggatttgaggtttcagggaaagaaaacctcgtatgcaagctaaagaagagcttgtatggcctcaagcaagcaccaagacaatggtataagaagtttgactcgtttatggtgagtcaaggctataaaaggactgcagcagaccagtgtgtttatattaaaaaattttcaggtggaaacttcattgcacttttgctatatgtggacgacatgttgatcgttggacaagatgcaatgaagatgagtcagctgaagaaagaattgtctaagtcttttgatatgaaagacttaggaccagctcaacaaattttgggaatgcaaataatccgagacaggaagaatagaaggttatggctatctcaagagaagtatgttgaacgggtgataaagagattcaacatggataaagccaaaccggtcagcattccacttgcaaatcatttcaagttgagtaagagattgtgcccctcatccaaagaagagatagaggagatggcttcagtaccatattcttcagcggtaggaagtctgatgtatgcaatggtgtgtaccagaccagacattgctcatgcagtaggtgttgtgagcagatttctttcaaatcctggaaagaaacactgggaagcagtcaaatggattctcaggtatcttaaaggtacatcgaagctgtgcttgtgctacggggaaggtgatccaatcttagaaggctatacagatgcagatatggccggagaccctgataatagaaagtctacatcaggttatctctacacttttgcagggggagctgtgtcatggcagtcaagattgcagaagtgtgttgctttatccactactgaagcagagtacattgccgcagcggaagcgggtaaggaaatgttgtggttaaagcgttttctcacagaattgggcatcaagcaagaagactacaagatacattgtgataaccaaagtgccatggatttgagcaaaaactcaatgtatcattcccgtacaaagcacattgacatccgctatcattggatacgtgaagtaatagatcaacagttgctgaaactgttgaagatccacacaaaagagaatccagcagatatgctaacaaaagttgttgctcaagagaagctgaagctatgcagagacatagctggaatagatggcagatgaccatcagttttaaatgcggctggagggggagaattgtgaagtccagccgcaccaaccacaccaacctcaccaaccacagccgcaccaaccacagccaccattgttgacagccaccattgttgacatgctgcaccgatcaacaattgtgggctaagatgttgaaaattgtggccttgtaagcctataaataggctccttaccgttCCATGATAActaagccaagagagcaatctcaatcctcccaagtaaggagaattgagagaaaactccaagagagagagttgtttaagttccagagagaacttgagagaagagtgagcaattccaaagagaattggagagtgcagagagaggttccacgtgagaatcctccatgagagaagtttttatttttgtattctattttaagagattaatagaattcttttatttttcttctcatatttcttctctaaagtggtcagagaaccacaacatttTGGGTTACGTACTGCTGTAAAAACTTGTAATAAAATTGTCATATGTGAAAGCACATTGTTTTTATAAAAGCACTTTTGCTTTTTTAGTAATAGTCATCCAATTTTCTCAAGATGcatggttattattgtttttgtaaaattgaatcaattttaaattaattaaaaaattatgtttttaaaaaaaatactgaaaTGAGACCGAATGAAGTTGGTGagtttcaataatatttttattttacataattagtttttttatttatttttagaaaaaaaagaaattaaaaataatttttcaacaatTGAACTCTATTAGATTTTGCCAAGTCCATGACGTCCTGAGAACCCATCCTATCAAATATCACCTGAAAGCAGAgaggaaagctcaaccaaacAGTTCGACAGCCATAGTTAGGTGTGGTAATAATCACACAGTAAAGGAAATTGAAAGATGAAATGGATTAGATTATTAAAATCTAACTGGATTTGCCTTCTCACTCATTGCCATCTtaaagcttttattttattttattaatttttttagtaaatcatcttaaaaattttatttttattttatttataaacttaTCTGCAATAGTAGCAGGAGTTAATGAAGAACGCATGCTTGCTTTATGCCGTGGCCCCaataaagaattataaaatttatttgcaaAACCACTGGTCTGAAAGTAATATTGGTTTATGATgacttacaaaattaaaaaatgtgttttgtaagtaaaaaaatttagtaaatacTTAATAAAGAGATGATTGATCAAGTAATTAGAAGTTAATTAGTAAAAAGATGGATGAGGTCGAAATGGTGAGCTTCAATAAtgttatgattttgtttttaagtgattctaaaattaagaaatataatataattaattttttaaaaacaagaaaatgaataataattttttgaacaatttttggcaattttttttttcttttgcaagtCTAATGAATAGTAATCCTTGTCATCCCTGTACAGTACTACTAGTATATTGTTGCTGTGTTGGTATAGTTTCAATTTTTACTACTCTCAAACGAAAAGATTAAGATGATATATTGAAAAGAGGGAGAAACgtccttttatcttttatttttagcttAAATGGTGGTGAAATCTTGCTTAATCAATAattgaaataatcaaatatCCTTTTCCTTAATTTAACAAAGGATTCATGCATATGTGGTTATTGATGTAGCTGCAGTTTTTTAGTAGAATTGAAATATAGACTTGAAAAATTGATAAAGGAAACTCTAATAAGACTTGGACATCTACCAAGTAGATCTTTATTATATTCCTTTAATTATTTCTAGTATTGAAGTTCACATCTGCATTGTTACTGGGTTAATTAATTGGCCTCGTGGTCCATCTTTGTGTtatattatatctaattaagtattttatttGTGTGGTAATATCTAGATTGGATCTAACTACTGCATCTTATCTTTAATGCCATCTGGAAAGTTTCTGTTTaatctttatattttgttaaattttggcCGGATTTAAGTATTTGAAAATTGAACTAGCCTGCACTACTGGAGCAGGAGTTGAAGAAGACGAATCAGGCCTGTAAAACCCTTGATAGTGGCACAAGGATGAAGACAAGAGGGCTCAACATGGGCTATGTAGTGCCCCAAGaaagaaatacaaaatttacaaaccacttgtctttttttttttaattaaaaaaaaaaattcgttaCGATAATTTGTCAGATTAAAGATGTGTTACGTAATtatcaaaattggaaaaaaaaaaatagcatttaCATATTCAATGGAGAGCATCCGAATAATTGAAGGTTAGTGAAAAAAGATTGAAGGACGAGCACAAAAGATATGGTCAGTCTCAATATATACTTAAacgattttatttttctaaaattaaaaataatataatata
Protein-coding regions in this window:
- the LOC132800549 gene encoding putative disease resistance RPP13-like protein 1, with protein sequence MAAELVGGAFLSASRQVLFDRMASQKVVDFVRGNKLNEGLLKKLKIVLLSANRVLNDAEMKQLTDSDVSNWLEELKDAIYIAEDLVFEINTEALRSEIEDHCAGSSTFVKVRNFFSSRIAVKDVEARMVEIVDTIEDLMEQKKHLGLKEGSVQTRPFTRLSAATLVEESDIYGRDADKEDIIKLLLSESDEASGGSDRISVISIVGMGGIGKTTLAQSVYRTIDDRIMTKPFDIKAWITVSEESDVFTLTKAIYETFTDSQNCTIKETFQLQLELKLSLEGKKFLLVLDDVWNVNYKCWYDLKSSFESAIWK
- the LOC125422374 gene encoding putative disease resistance protein At3g14460 — encoded protein: MKTLLLNGCTALTGLPNSIGNLKHLRYLDLTSSSIERVPESLCNLQELHTLKLSYCRKLTHLPSSITKLINLRRLNILGTSLREMPPEMSNLKALQTLDEFVIGKDSGSNIKELGKLQNLHGHLSIRGLENVINVEDVSQANVKDKKCLTSLRLKWSGYTDDPLKAREVLGRLQPPSNLECLSIENYGGLSFSPWVGHRLFSCIKRVELSNCKNCYLLPPLGQLTSLEDLVIRGFEMVERIGGEFYSDSDGGGSSSSSSSSSVITKPFQSLQRLRFSNMAEWREWSLVEVEGGVFPNVKSLFMQDCPKLKKACPTE